A region from the Malus domestica chromosome 07, GDT2T_hap1 genome encodes:
- the LOC103432947 gene encoding probable LRR receptor-like serine/threonine-protein kinase At3g47570, with translation MEFSSIHISIWFIFMQPLFLLFLFSSAASSRLAGHEVDRLSLLAFKAEIVTDTLGILGSWNESLHFCHWPGITCGRRHQRVRVLDLQSSGLAGHLSPHIGNLSFLRALYLQNNSFSHTIPTEIGRLFRLERLFLGNNSFSGHIPFNVSRCSSLQYLYLYGNNLSGELPAEIASLSKLQVLDFGKNNFYGIIPPSFGNLTSPWWLSVFGNNLHGGIPNSLGQLKSLMHFSLASNYLNGTIPPSIYNLSSIKVINMYENNLHGTLPPGLGHTIFPNLETFLFRTNQFTGPVPASISNASNLSLFSILGNKFTGKVPSLARLSNLNWLELHENNLGNNEEGDLDFVSSLVNCTNLEGLSFGFNNFGGVLPESISNLSTKLREIGFQGNQIRGNIPIGVGNLINVERLAFSANLLAGTIPNSIGKLNKLYGLYLNSNELSGNVPSSLGNLTSLSSLFLYKNKLNGSIPQSLGDCRSMLKLALYHNNLSGPIPKQVIGLSLPYSMDLSSNQLTGSISMEVGNLQHLVFLDFSENKLSGEIPQSLGSCTSLTALFLSGNSLQGTIPKSLSSLRGIEDFDLSRNNLSGIIPNYLGSFPFLQNLNLSFNDFEGAVPIQGVFNNASAVSVVGNTRLCGGIPHLRLPKCISTQSKRGLSPKLNLIISVSCGVVGLVLVLLLVLLYRSRKARALKSTSRSSGVSLLRLSYGDLLKATDGFSASNLIGAGSFGSVYKGIINQLEERFVAVKVLNLQTSRASKSFLSECEALKSIRHRNLVKLLTACSSIDFQGNDFKALVYQFMVNGSLDEWLHISAQRVDRLANLPKNLNLTQRVNIAIDVACALDYLHNRSHMPIVHCDIKPSNILLASDMTACVGDFGLARFLQDASCPSPLHDSSSNVIKGTIGYTPPEYGMGGEVSTYGDVYSYGILLLEMLTGKRPTDDMFNGGMDLHNFVMMALPERVGEICDPLLVQIEESSISTNPRSNRGNNAPNDRRKRVVECLTSIASIGVACSVAMPRERKDMSNVVAELSLIRDVLTGTRMPREYP, from the exons ATGGAGTTCTCAAGTATTCATATTAGCATTTGGTTTATTTTCATGCAACcactctttcttctctttctttttagcTCTGCCGCCTCCTCGCGTTTAGCTGGACATGAGGTGGATAGGCTTTCCTTGCTTGCCTTCAAAGCTGAAATCGTGACCGATACCCTGGGCATCCTTGGCTCTTGGAATGAATCCCTCCACTTTTGTCATTGGCCAGGCATCACTTGTGGCCGCAGACACCAGAGGGTTAGAGTGCTTGACCTCCAATCAAGCGGGCTGGCCGGCCACCTATCTCCCCATATTGGAAACTTGAGCTTTCTGAGGGCTTTATACCTCCAGAACAATAGCTTCAGCCACACCATCCCAACAGAAATTGGTCGTTTGTTCCGCTTGGAAAGACTGTTCCTTGGTAACAACTCCTTCAGTGGTCATATTCCATTCAACGTATCACGTTGCTCTAGCCTCCAATACCTTTACTTATATGGCAACAATCTTAGTGGCGAACTTCCAGCGGAAATTGCCTCATTGTCCAAGCTTCAGGTACTTGATTTTGGCAAGAACAATTTTTATGGGATAATCCCACCTTCTTTTGGGAATCTTACTTCTCCTTGGTGGCTATCTGTATTTGGAAATAATCTGCATGGAGGTATTCCAAATAGCCTTGGCCAGTTGAAAAGCTTAATGCATTTTTCATTGGCTTCAAATTATTTGAATGGTACCATCCCTCCCTCCATATACAACCTCTCGTCAATTAAAGTCATTAATATGTATGAAAACAACCTTCATGGAACTCTTCCTCCTGGCTTGGGCCACACTATATTTCCAAACCTCGAAACCTTTCTTTTCCGTACCAACCAATTCACTGGACCAGTACCAGCTTCAATCTCCAATGCCTCAAACCTTTCCCTATTTTCTATCTTAGGCAATAAGTTTACTGGGAAAGTGCCTAGTTTGGCACGCCTGTCAAATTTGAATTGGCTTGAACTTCATGAGAACAATCTTGGAAATAATGAGGAAGGTGACTTGGATTTCGTATCTTCTCTAGTTAATTGCACGAATTTAGAAGGTTTATCTTTCGGCTTCAATAATTTTGGAGGAGTGCTGCCTGAATCTATCAGCAATCTCTCAACAAAGCTCAGGGAAATAGGGTTTCAGGGCAATCAGATACGAGGAAACATTCCCATTGGGGTTGGAAATCTTATCAATGTGGAGAGACTAGCCTTTTCTGCAAATCTATTGGCAGGCACTATACCGAATTCAATAGGTAAACTGAATAAGCTTTATGGCCTATATCTAAATTCGAATGAATTATCAGGTAATGTTCCATCATCTCTAGGAAATCTCACTTCATTAAGCTCATTGTTTCTCTACAAAAACAAGTTAAATGGCAGCATACCACAAAGTCTCGGAGACTGCAGGTCTATGTTAAAATTGGCTCTTTACCACAACAATCTTAGCGGTCCAATTCCAAAACAAGTCATCGGTCTATCATTGCCATATTCGATGGATCTATCCAGCAATCAGCTTACTGGATCCATCTCCATGGAAGTAGGTAACTTACAGCATCTTGTTTTCTTGGATTTTTCTGAAAACAAGTTATCTGGTGAGATTCCACAAAGCTTAGGGAGTTGCACAAGTTTGACGGCTCTGTTTCTAAGCGGGAACTCATTGCAGGGGACAATTCCTAAATCCTTGAGCTCTTTGAGAGGAATTGAAGATTTTGACCTCTCTCGCAACAACTTGTCTGGCATAATTCCCAACTACTTGGGGAGTTTCCCCTTCTTGCAGAATTTGAATCTTTCATTTAACGATTTTGAAGGTGCAGTACCAATCCAAGGAGTTTTTAATAATGCAAGTGCGGTATCTGTTGTGGGAAACACACGGCTTTGTGGAGGTATACCTCATTTAAGATTGCCCAAGTGCATCTCCACACAATCCAAGCGAGGGCTATCTCCTAAGCTGAACTTAATTATCTCAGTTTCGTGTGGGGTTGTTGGCTTGGTCTTGGTGTTGTTACTTGTGCTTCTTTATCGATCAAGAAAAGCTAGAGCACTTAAGTCAACTTCAAGATCATCAGGGGTTTCACTATTGAGACTGTCCTATGGAGATCTCCTCAAAGCAACTGATGGGTTCTCTGCTTCAAATTTGATCGGTGCTGGTAGTTTTGGATCCGTGTACAAGGGAATTATCAATCAGCTTGAAGAAAGATTTGTTGCGGTGAAAGTACTCAATCTTCAAACTTCAAGAGCTTCTAAAAGTTTCTTATCTGAATGTGAAGCCTTGAAAAGCATCAGGCATAGAAATCTTGTCAAGCTACTGACTGCTTGTTCAAGCATTGATTTTCAAGGAAACGATTTTAAAGCCCTGGTGTATCAGTTCATGGTGAATGGAAGCCTAGATGAGTGGCTGCACATTTCAGCTCAAAGAGTAGATCGACTAGCCAATCTGCCAAAGAACCTGAATCTCACTCAAAGAGTTAACATTGCCATTGATGTAGCATGTGCTCTGGATTATTTGCACAACCGCTCCCACATGCCAATAGTTCATTGTGACATAAAGCCCAGCAACATTTTGTTAGCCAGTGACATGACTGCTTGTGTTGGTGATTTCGGTTTAGCAAGGTTCCTTCAGGATGCTTCTTGCCCATCTCCCTTGCATGATAGTAGTTCCAATGTCATAAAAGGCACCATAGGCTATACTCCCCCTg AGTATGGAATGGGAGGCGAGGTGTCAACATATGGCGACGTGTATAGCTACGGAATATTGTTGTTGGAGATGTTAACTGGCAAGAGGCCAACAGATGACATGTTTAACGGTGGTATGGACCTGCACAATTTTGTTATGATGGCTCTACCAGAACGTGTGGGAGAAATATGTGATCCACTACTTGTTCAAATAGAAGAAAGCAGCATCAGTACTAATCCCAGAAGTAATAGGGGGAATAATGCCCCAAATGATCGAAGAAAAAGGGTTGTGGAGTGCTTGACTTCCATTGCAAGCATAGGAGTTGCTTGTTCTGTAGCAATGCCGAGAGAGCGAAAAGACATGAGCAATGTGGTAGCTGAATTGAGTCTAATAAGGGATGTGCTAACTGGAACTAGGATGCCTAGAGAGTATCCGTGA